A section of the Streptomyces sp. V3I8 genome encodes:
- a CDS encoding ROK family transcriptional regulator — protein MPASPSTARAINDRLALRLLQQEGPLTAGRLKQLTGLSRPSVADLVERLAAAGLIAVVGESGEQRRGPNARLYGIVADRAHLAALDVRTEGVSVVVADLLGVVLAEASVPIGDGTDTAPAVEQAVALVERTAKEAGVERLHTVGVGAPGLIDPATGELRDSSGLPEWHRLLATALQERLPARVVVENETNLAALAEQREGVARDRDTFALLWFGHGIGAAVVLDGVLRRGASGGTGEIGFLPVPGTDGLPSATGCEGGFHSLASAAAVAELARRYGVVAPAAPHEPHAAALVREAVSRVTAGPSGAPSAPPPAPDSAPGRASAFLDALADRVALGAASVVAVLDPGCVVLAGEVGRAGGAVLAARVRDRLGRMTPLPTEVRAGALGGGAVLRGALLTARDGAQDELFAPPER, from the coding sequence ATGCCCGCATCACCGAGCACCGCCCGGGCCATCAACGACCGGCTCGCCCTGCGGCTGCTGCAGCAGGAAGGCCCCCTGACGGCGGGGCGGTTGAAGCAGCTCACCGGCCTGTCCCGGCCCTCGGTCGCCGACCTCGTCGAACGGCTCGCGGCGGCCGGGCTGATCGCCGTGGTGGGGGAGTCGGGGGAGCAGCGGCGCGGCCCGAACGCCCGGCTGTACGGCATCGTCGCCGACCGGGCGCACCTGGCCGCCCTCGACGTACGCACCGAGGGTGTCTCCGTGGTCGTCGCGGACCTGCTGGGCGTGGTGCTGGCCGAGGCGTCCGTGCCGATCGGGGACGGCACGGACACCGCGCCCGCCGTCGAGCAGGCGGTCGCGCTGGTCGAACGCACGGCCAAGGAGGCCGGTGTCGAGCGGCTGCACACCGTCGGCGTCGGGGCGCCCGGCCTGATCGACCCCGCCACCGGAGAACTGCGCGACTCCTCGGGCCTGCCCGAGTGGCACCGCCTGCTCGCCACGGCCCTCCAGGAACGGCTGCCGGCCCGTGTCGTCGTGGAGAACGAGACCAACCTCGCGGCCCTGGCCGAGCAGCGTGAGGGGGTCGCCCGGGACCGGGACACCTTCGCGCTGCTCTGGTTCGGCCACGGGATCGGTGCCGCCGTGGTCCTGGACGGCGTCCTGCGCAGGGGCGCCTCCGGCGGTACGGGGGAGATCGGCTTCCTGCCGGTGCCGGGCACGGACGGGCTGCCGTCCGCGACGGGCTGCGAGGGCGGCTTCCACTCCCTCGCGAGCGCCGCCGCCGTCGCCGAACTGGCGCGCCGGTACGGGGTCGTGGCCCCGGCGGCGCCCCACGAGCCGCATGCGGCGGCGCTGGTGCGCGAGGCGGTGTCGCGCGTCACCGCGGGACCCTCCGGGGCGCCCTCCGCGCCGCCTCCCGCTCCGGACTCCGCCCCGGGCCGGGCCTCGGCGTTCCTGGACGCGCTCGCCGATCGCGTCGCCCTCGGGGCCGCGTCCGTGGTCGCCGTACTGGATCCGGGATGCGTGGTCCTGGCGGGTGAGGTCGGCCGGGCCGGCGGTGCGGTGCTCGCGGCCCGGGTGCGGGACCGGCTCGGCCGGATGACGCCGCTGCCCACCGAGGTGCGGGCCGGCGCCCTGGGCGGCGGCGCGGTCCTGCGGGGCGCGCTGCTGACGGCCCGGGACGGCGCCCAGGACGAGCTGTTCGCGCCGCCGGAGAGATGA